A region from the Anaerolineales bacterium genome encodes:
- a CDS encoding prolyl oligopeptidase family serine peptidase, producing the protein MDFVLARPDVDPGRLAVAGLSLGGWAALAAASRQPAVRAVVAMSPVLDPARPMGDEGMTQELSAEFASPLRDIQPADLRREWQALTPIHALARTLADRPILLITAGGDQLFPPRHYDGVADLSPRLDWIRFPRADHVFSDVRPGLCQAVGSWLLDQLA; encoded by the coding sequence CTGGACTTCGTCCTCGCTCGGCCGGATGTCGATCCCGGCCGCCTCGCCGTGGCGGGGTTGAGCCTGGGAGGCTGGGCGGCGTTGGCGGCTGCCTCCCGGCAGCCAGCGGTGCGCGCCGTGGTTGCCATGTCGCCTGTGCTCGATCCTGCCCGCCCGATGGGTGATGAGGGCATGACGCAGGAGCTCTCCGCCGAGTTCGCCTCCCCGCTGCGCGACATTCAGCCTGCCGATCTGCGGCGTGAGTGGCAGGCGCTCACGCCCATCCATGCCCTGGCTCGAACGCTGGCCGACCGGCCGATTCTGCTAATCACCGCCGGTGGCGATCAGCTGTTTCCCCCGCGCCACTACGACGGTGTGGCCGACCTTTCCCCCCGGCTGGATTGGATCCGATTCCCTCGGGCCGACCATGTCTTTTCAGACGTACGCCCGGGGTTGTGTCAGGCTGTGGGCAGCTGGCTACTGGACCAGCTGGCCTGA